Proteins encoded together in one Acholeplasma hippikon window:
- a CDS encoding serine hydrolase domain-containing protein codes for MYQEIYNFLNECEQNESIKNISFGIVNENEVLYQMNKKPYQIDQPRIMFSITKSFTGLAIGMLLDDGLINLDDKVSKYFKDYFPKILNENLEKMTIRHLLSMSSGLKYENFKDALVDDDFIKTFFSREFVNKPGSKYLYSTRTSHILSALVRITTGKTLQVFLDERLFKPLEITNYFWEETPEGNSYGGSGLAITHDAMAKLGILLLNDGVYKGKRIVSKAFLDEATKSQVIKQDSVGTEASKSRGISYGYQFHIVNENEYAADGMFGQVIYVFKDLKIAIILTSQTTDFVKIYALIQKHFRNFTLSNDINKDQLDLYVKTLTYEKESSNVVFKHDLTFKLDKNSLKVNSVRVNKDFIEFTHDDESVDRLNLNERIGYLRFIRTINYERQKVFLTVLASSEDKLVIELTHLESPFISQFIFEKRESESIFRFEPIITFYLDKFEQPIRNH; via the coding sequence ATGTATCAAGAAATATATAATTTTTTAAATGAATGTGAACAAAACGAAAGTATTAAGAATATTAGTTTTGGAATAGTTAACGAAAATGAAGTATTATATCAAATGAATAAAAAACCATATCAAATTGATCAGCCTAGAATCATGTTTTCCATTACTAAATCATTTACAGGGCTAGCAATTGGAATGTTATTAGATGATGGATTAATAAATTTAGATGATAAAGTGTCAAAGTACTTTAAGGACTATTTTCCAAAGATTCTCAATGAAAATTTAGAAAAGATGACAATTAGGCATCTTTTGTCGATGTCAAGTGGATTAAAATATGAAAACTTTAAAGATGCATTAGTCGATGATGATTTTATTAAAACTTTTTTTTCTAGAGAATTCGTTAACAAACCAGGAAGTAAATACCTATATTCAACAAGAACATCACATATCTTATCAGCATTAGTTCGAATCACTACTGGAAAAACATTACAGGTATTTTTAGATGAAAGACTATTTAAACCATTGGAAATCACCAATTATTTTTGGGAAGAAACACCTGAAGGCAATAGTTACGGCGGAAGTGGATTAGCAATCACTCATGATGCAATGGCAAAACTAGGCATACTTTTACTTAATGATGGAGTTTATAAAGGTAAACGCATTGTTTCTAAAGCATTCTTAGATGAAGCAACCAAAAGCCAAGTCATTAAACAAGATAGTGTTGGGACTGAAGCATCAAAATCAAGAGGTATTTCATATGGATATCAATTCCACATCGTAAATGAGAACGAATATGCAGCAGATGGCATGTTTGGGCAAGTTATTTATGTGTTTAAAGATTTAAAAATAGCAATTATCTTAACCTCTCAAACGACTGATTTTGTTAAAATATATGCTTTAATTCAAAAACATTTTAGAAACTTTACGTTGTCAAATGATATCAACAAAGATCAGTTAGATCTATATGTTAAGACATTAACTTATGAAAAAGAATCATCAAATGTTGTTTTCAAACACGATTTAACATTTAAACTTGATAAAAATTCATTAAAAGTAAATTCAGTCCGTGTAAACAAAGATTTTATTGAGTTTACGCATGATGATGAATCAGTTGATCGATTAAATCTAAACGAACGAATTGGTTATTTAAGATTTATTAGAACGATTAATTATGAGCGACAAAAAGTATTTTTAACTGTTTTAGCCTCAAGCGAGGACAAGTTAGTTATTGAACTTACTCATTTAGAATCACCATTTATATCGCAGTTTATTTTTGAAAAGCGTGAATCTGAATCAATTTTTAGATTTGAACCTATCATTACTTTTTATTTAGATAAATTTGAACAACCAATTAGAAATCATTAG
- a CDS encoding phytoene/squalene synthase family protein: MSQLRRDYKKCERIIKKNSKTFYKAFSMLTNEDKKNAVYAVYAYCRYADDIIDQSNDLAALNQLKKELDDFVRNEEVNNFIFRALLDVRKKFYQDFDFKPFYDMLEGQYMDLNFKPINSLEELRNYATKVASSVGMMLTPILAPNGNKEKLDLVSYHLGVGMQITNILRDIGEDYKINRIYLPSDLMSKYNYKISDLAIGLINDDFMNLFNEIAFTAKTHYRIALENMDVFPKEERQILTYALVLYREIIDVIIENGYDVFSRKQSVSEMRKIKLIKEYTINE, translated from the coding sequence ATGAGCCAATTAAGAAGAGATTATAAAAAATGCGAACGTATTATAAAGAAAAACTCTAAGACATTCTATAAAGCATTTAGTATGTTAACGAATGAAGATAAGAAAAATGCTGTGTATGCAGTTTATGCGTATTGTCGTTATGCAGATGATATCATCGATCAATCAAATGATTTAGCTGCGTTAAATCAACTAAAAAAAGAACTTGATGATTTTGTAAGAAACGAAGAAGTAAATAATTTCATCTTTAGAGCACTTTTAGATGTTCGTAAGAAGTTTTATCAGGATTTCGATTTTAAACCATTTTATGACATGCTTGAAGGCCAATATATGGACTTAAACTTTAAACCAATTAACTCTTTAGAGGAATTAAGAAATTATGCTACAAAAGTTGCATCTAGTGTCGGAATGATGTTAACGCCAATACTAGCACCAAATGGTAATAAAGAAAAACTAGATTTAGTTTCTTATCATTTAGGTGTTGGCATGCAGATAACAAATATTCTTCGCGATATTGGTGAAGATTATAAGATCAATCGTATATATCTACCTAGCGATTTAATGTCAAAATACAACTATAAAATAAGTGACTTAGCAATTGGATTAATAAATGATGATTTTATGAATTTATTTAATGAGATTGCCTTCACTGCAAAAACCCATTACAGAATTGCATTAGAAAATATGGATGTTTTTCCGAAAGAAGAGCGCCAAATCTTAACATATGCACTTGTTTTATATAGAGAGATTATTGATGTCATTATTGAAAATGGATATGATGTATTTTCAAGAAAACAAAGTGTAAGTGAAATGAGAAAAATAAAACTAATTAAGGAGTATACCATAAATGAATAA
- a CDS encoding diacylglycerol/polyprenol kinase family protein, with amino-acid sequence MNNILGLVFSFVFVFLMIGLSTILQKKNVLNDEGARKFIHIGVANWWFFVIFMFDNMYYAIIPPIVFILLNYASYKMNLIKSMERNDKGNLGTVYFPISLLLLVIASFTFMDPIIAGLGIFILGYGDGFAAVFGKAYGKKKLINGKSIIGTVTMFVASLIVVFTMSLIGVSIPFIYTLLFSIIIAVVATVVELFTPKGLDNLSIPLSTSLLLWLLLLLL; translated from the coding sequence ATGAATAATATCTTAGGGCTAGTATTTTCTTTTGTCTTTGTGTTTTTGATGATTGGTTTATCGACTATCCTACAAAAGAAAAATGTTTTAAATGATGAAGGTGCAAGAAAGTTTATCCATATTGGTGTAGCTAACTGGTGGTTCTTTGTTATATTTATGTTTGATAACATGTATTATGCCATTATTCCACCAATTGTATTTATTCTTCTTAATTATGCATCTTACAAGATGAATTTAATTAAGAGTATGGAAAGAAATGACAAAGGTAACTTAGGTACAGTTTATTTTCCAATTTCACTATTGTTATTAGTAATTGCAAGTTTCACATTCATGGATCCAATTATTGCTGGATTAGGTATTTTTATCTTAGGTTACGGGGATGGATTTGCAGCAGTTTTTGGTAAAGCCTATGGTAAGAAAAAATTAATAAATGGTAAAAGTATCATTGGAACAGTTACCATGTTTGTTGCCTCACTTATAGTAGTTTTTACAATGAGTCTTATTGGGGTATCAATTCCTTTCATTTATACGCTATTATTTAGTATAATAATTGCAGTTGTTGCAACAGTAGTAGAATTATTTACACCTAAAGGACTAGATAATTTATCAATTCCTTTATCAACAAGTTTATTACTCTGGCTTTTGCTATTACTTTTATAA
- a CDS encoding DUF92 domain-containing protein, giving the protein MDFLIGFILSLLIAILSYKKKSLNLSGAIAATLFGTLIYGMGTYIMFVLLISFFLSSSIIQKIKHLEKEEKDGRNFIQVIANILAATIFSVIYFVTKEQIFMVVAAVGIAASTSDTWASEIGKTSKGKIVSIVNFKEVPRGESGGVSLLGTLSSLFGSIFISFLFILLYGITFEFSIALFGYFIMITIGGFLGCVFDSYLGIFLQAKYIELKTGKKIEKRTNHGEYKLVSGLPFVNNDMVNLLSTVCIAIIFALILI; this is encoded by the coding sequence ATGGATTTTCTAATTGGGTTCATCTTAAGTCTATTGATTGCTATTCTATCTTATAAAAAGAAGTCCTTAAATCTTTCAGGAGCAATTGCCGCTACCTTATTCGGTACGTTAATTTATGGAATGGGAACATATATTATGTTCGTTCTTTTAATCTCATTCTTTTTATCAAGCAGTATCATTCAAAAAATAAAACATTTAGAAAAAGAAGAAAAAGATGGAAGGAACTTTATTCAAGTGATTGCTAATATTTTAGCTGCTACCATCTTTTCAGTGATTTATTTTGTCACTAAAGAACAAATTTTTATGGTTGTTGCTGCTGTTGGAATAGCCGCATCAACTTCTGATACTTGGGCATCAGAAATTGGTAAAACCTCAAAAGGTAAAATTGTATCGATTGTAAACTTTAAAGAAGTGCCAAGAGGTGAGTCTGGTGGAGTTAGTTTATTAGGGACATTGTCTTCACTTTTCGGAAGCATATTTATTTCGTTTTTATTTATCTTGTTATATGGAATAACCTTTGAGTTTTCAATAGCTTTATTTGGTTATTTTATTATGATTACAATCGGTGGTTTTTTAGGTTGTGTTTTTGATAGTTATCTAGGTATTTTTTTACAAGCAAAATACATTGAATTAAAAACAGGGAAAAAAATAGAAAAAAGAACAAATCACGGAGAATACAAACTGGTGTCTGGTTTACCATTTGTGAATAATGATATGGTAAACTTATTAAGTACAGTATGCATAGCAATTATATTTGCTTTAATTTTAATTTGA
- a CDS encoding iron chaperone, with product MGYIKDLEDYGQRFIKEESNRKVFLDLCNWVKNNFNLNLEIKYNQPMFLMDGTFILAFSASKNHFSVAPEVKAMEYFKDEISLAKYEQTTHLFRIKYKDEINYHLLTRIIEYNMKDKKGYTKFWRET from the coding sequence ATGGGTTACATTAAAGATTTAGAAGATTATGGTCAAAGATTCATAAAAGAAGAGTCAAATCGTAAAGTATTTTTAGATTTGTGCAATTGGGTTAAAAATAATTTTAATTTAAATCTTGAAATCAAATATAATCAACCTATGTTTTTAATGGATGGTACATTTATTCTTGCCTTCTCTGCTTCAAAAAATCACTTTTCTGTAGCACCAGAAGTTAAAGCAATGGAATACTTTAAGGATGAGATTTCATTAGCTAAATATGAACAAACAACACATTTATTTAGAATAAAATATAAAGATGAAATCAATTATCACTTATTAACTCGTATCATCGAGTATAATATGAAAGATAAAAAAGGATATACTAAATTTTGGAGAGAGACATGA
- a CDS encoding DUF1294 domain-containing protein, with product MIYLIIHSAVWVLVSLITASLYKIDKKRAIKNKWRIKESSLLLFSFFFGSLGGLYSLYVLRHKNRHWYFVLVNWLGFMIHTAIFIYLLLPVLGV from the coding sequence ATGATATATTTAATTATTCATTCAGCTGTTTGGGTATTAGTTTCCCTAATTACAGCATCTTTATATAAAATAGATAAAAAAAGAGCAATCAAAAATAAATGGAGAATAAAAGAAAGTTCATTATTATTGTTTTCATTTTTCTTTGGATCTTTAGGTGGTTTATACAGTTTATATGTTTTAAGACATAAAAATCGACATTGGTATTTTGTTTTAGTTAACTGGCTAGGCTTTATGATACACACTGCAATTTTTATTTATTTATTATTACCAGTTTTAGGAGTTTAA
- a CDS encoding alpha/beta hydrolase — translation MSFEKRIQLSSNNYGMLTYVKEAKRDIFVIFPGGGYQYTSQRESKVVADKILNEDFHTLVYYYRESKLLYPETTLEVYELLTKLKKEPNIGRIFLLGFSAGGHLALQTVINYKNFISGAILAYPVVSTEPDLIHQGSFDALLGESKKYLDEVSLEKQIKRKLPPIYVWHTEEDKSVFVGNTYKLVEKLVLTLTPHMVRIFENGPHGLSLATSEVAPENVDPKLFEETYKEQSTWLKEALNFIKSI, via the coding sequence ATGAGTTTTGAAAAACGTATACAATTATCGAGCAATAATTATGGTATGCTAACATACGTTAAAGAGGCAAAAAGAGATATATTTGTAATCTTTCCTGGTGGAGGATATCAATATACATCCCAAAGAGAGTCAAAGGTTGTAGCCGATAAAATTTTAAATGAAGATTTTCACACACTAGTTTATTACTATAGAGAGTCTAAATTACTTTATCCGGAAACAACATTAGAAGTTTATGAATTACTAACTAAATTAAAAAAAGAACCAAACATTGGTAGAATCTTCTTGCTTGGTTTTTCAGCTGGTGGGCACTTAGCACTTCAAACTGTGATTAATTATAAGAATTTTATCAGTGGTGCAATTTTAGCTTATCCTGTTGTTTCAACTGAACCAGATTTAATTCATCAAGGATCATTTGATGCTTTATTAGGAGAAAGTAAAAAGTATTTAGATGAAGTATCTTTAGAAAAACAAATTAAAAGAAAACTACCACCAATTTATGTATGGCATACAGAAGAAGATAAGTCAGTTTTCGTTGGAAACACTTATAAACTGGTTGAAAAATTAGTTTTAACTTTAACACCACATATGGTTAGAATTTTTGAAAATGGACCACATGGATTATCACTTGCAACCAGTGAAGTTGCACCGGAAAATGTTGATCCTAAATTATTTGAAGAAACATATAAAGAACAAAGCACTTGGCTTAAAGAAGCCCTAAACTTCATAAAAAGTATTTAA
- a CDS encoding DUF2188 domain-containing protein gives MLVFEGGFENMGLTEYLIIGGALLLIILLAVILFKPKKKKAVAERKVEQQEMKTEPVKVEPAKVVEAKSETEKEVVKAEEKPVMQDKPKAPTKTEVKETAKDEETEEEEVEEDGKPKRPAKYHISQNKDTDAEHAGEWRVRKEGSTKTIKYFRTQKEAIEFAEKLAENQDSSIVIHKRDGSIRKQDYKKK, from the coding sequence ATGTTAGTATTTGAAGGGGGATTTGAAAATATGGGTTTAACAGAATATCTAATTATTGGTGGTGCTTTACTACTAATTATTTTGTTAGCAGTTATTCTATTTAAGCCTAAAAAGAAAAAGGCAGTTGCTGAAAGAAAAGTTGAGCAACAAGAAATGAAAACTGAGCCTGTAAAAGTAGAACCAGCTAAAGTTGTTGAGGCAAAATCTGAAACTGAAAAAGAAGTTGTGAAGGCTGAAGAAAAACCAGTAATGCAAGATAAGCCAAAAGCTCCAACTAAAACTGAGGTTAAAGAGACAGCAAAAGATGAGGAAACTGAAGAAGAGGAAGTTGAAGAAGATGGAAAACCAAAACGTCCTGCAAAATATCATATTTCTCAAAATAAAGATACAGATGCTGAACATGCTGGAGAATGGCGTGTAAGAAAAGAAGGTTCAACAAAAACAATTAAGTATTTTAGAACACAAAAAGAAGCTATTGAATTTGCTGAAAAACTTGCTGAAAATCAAGACTCATCAATTGTGATTCATAAACGTGATGGATCAATTAGAAAACAAGATTATAAGAAAAAGTAA
- a CDS encoding ArsB/NhaD family transporter, which yields MATILFIITITVMMLSLVFFPKIHIFKRKFQTHWIIILIGALLSIVFGFVDLNTLKDMMFADSSMNPVKLIVLFIFLTILSLFLDEVGFFKWLAYKLINKIGSKQIYIFISVYLLASVLTVFTSNDIIILTLTPFLIYFCKNTKIKPYAYLFGVLTAANTWSLLLIIGNPTNIYLASVYEIGFMEYFKVMALPGLVAGFSGLGMIYLIFRNQLNQKMEKVEGFVELKEPVLVGIALAHLIVCIILMALSNVISLEMWLITVIMALSLTLIAIIYLKIKKIKLTAVTNTYKKAPWNFIPMILSMFVLIVSLTESGVTTHLANFLNDLDPIWGYGISSHFASNLMNNQSMSMLFAEILRPNIADPVALERLYASIIGSNTGVLLTPFGALAGLMWFELLKKHNIEISMKKYITTLFMVGFVVLGLTLLTLKFVI from the coding sequence ATGGCAACTATTTTATTTATTATTACGATTACCGTAATGATGTTATCTTTAGTGTTTTTTCCTAAAATACATATTTTCAAAAGAAAGTTTCAAACACATTGGATAATCATTCTAATTGGAGCACTTTTATCCATTGTCTTTGGATTTGTTGACTTAAATACATTAAAAGATATGATGTTTGCGGATTCATCAATGAATCCAGTGAAACTGATTGTACTATTTATTTTTCTAACAATTTTATCATTATTCTTAGATGAAGTAGGATTCTTCAAGTGGTTAGCCTATAAATTAATTAATAAAATAGGCTCAAAGCAAATCTATATATTTATTTCTGTATATTTATTAGCATCAGTTTTAACTGTGTTTACATCTAACGATATTATTATCTTAACCTTAACACCATTTTTAATTTATTTTTGTAAGAATACAAAAATTAAACCTTATGCTTATTTATTTGGTGTATTAACTGCAGCAAACACTTGGAGTTTACTTTTAATTATTGGTAACCCTACAAATATTTACTTAGCATCTGTGTATGAAATTGGATTTATGGAATATTTCAAAGTGATGGCTTTACCTGGTTTAGTTGCAGGATTCTCGGGATTAGGAATGATTTACTTAATTTTTAGAAATCAATTAAACCAAAAAATGGAAAAAGTAGAAGGTTTTGTTGAATTAAAAGAACCTGTATTAGTCGGTATTGCGCTAGCACATTTGATTGTTTGTATTATTTTAATGGCACTATCAAATGTGATTTCATTAGAAATGTGGTTAATCACTGTGATAATGGCATTAAGTTTAACTTTAATTGCAATTATCTATTTAAAAATTAAGAAGATTAAGTTAACTGCTGTAACAAATACATATAAGAAAGCTCCATGGAATTTTATTCCGATGATACTTTCAATGTTTGTATTAATTGTTTCATTAACTGAAAGTGGCGTGACAACACACTTAGCAAATTTCTTAAATGATTTAGACCCAATTTGGGGATATGGTATCTCTTCACATTTTGCAAGTAACTTAATGAATAATCAATCGATGAGTATGCTTTTTGCTGAAATCTTAAGACCTAATATAGCAGATCCTGTTGCGCTAGAAAGATTATATGCAAGTATTATCGGTTCAAACACTGGTGTTTTACTTACACCTTTTGGTGCCCTTGCAGGATTAATGTGGTTTGAATTATTAAAAAAACACAATATAGAAATTTCAATGAAGAAGTACATTACCACATTATTCATGGTAGGTTTTGTTGTATTGGGATTAACTTTATTAACACTAAAATTTGTAATTTAA
- a CDS encoding glycogen/starch/alpha-glucan phosphorylase, giving the protein MKEIFSNKDTFKGAFIAALDHLFNKNIENASLYERYATLAHLLDKKLAEDYNKTTNYVKENNLKKTIYFSMEFLIGRLITSNLMNSGYAPIVQAAFNDFGYDLNEIEQVEADAGLGNGGLGRLAACFLDSAASVALPLYGNSLRYEKGFFVQKIENNKQVEYPDNWLNNPFIWEERKDAEAVYIPFYGYVEYTVLKNPVWVKAVPYDVKVVGANNEVVTHLRLWKAEPTSLHYNHDEWYLNMVSKINESLYPDDSKEAGKYLRLQQQYLFSAAGIKSAINEHKALGRSVKDLAKYYTFQINDTHPTLIIPELMRILMDEEHLGYDEAWQIVNETCAYTNHTILAEALEKWNVDIFRNLLPRIYEIVEEMNRRFVRMLQEKSYAENKINEMKLIGNNSVRMANICIYGSYSVNGVAALHTEILKNIELNDFYQLYPNKFNNKTNGITHRRWLLHINPELVKIIDKLIGTEWQKDLSLVKALENYATDTKVQKQIKSMKLAKKRALIQKIKEDTGVELNEKAIFDIQIKRLHEYKRQLLNVLNIIYVYLRLKSDKNFKKNFHAQNFIFGAKAAPSYVMAKDIIELINKVSHIINNDPETNDLLKVVFVSNYNVSYAEFLFPAADISEQISTASKEASGTGNMKFMLNGAVTVGTLDGANVEIAELAGMNNEIIFGLTAEEVTNIYKANNYNPRAIYEQDQRLQDVFAFIRTLGDNEHYFDNVLNNLLNKDYFLVLADFASYVEAQEKANKLYQDEQTWYKMSIMNIANAGFFSSDRTISQYNADIWHLKEIKF; this is encoded by the coding sequence ATGAAAGAAATTTTCTCAAATAAAGACACTTTTAAAGGTGCATTTATTGCCGCGCTAGATCATTTATTTAATAAAAATATTGAAAATGCTTCTTTATATGAAAGATATGCGACACTAGCACACCTTTTAGACAAGAAATTAGCAGAAGATTATAATAAAACAACAAATTACGTAAAAGAAAATAATTTAAAAAAGACAATCTACTTCTCAATGGAGTTTTTAATTGGACGTTTAATTACTTCTAACTTAATGAACTCAGGATATGCTCCAATTGTTCAAGCAGCTTTTAATGATTTTGGATATGACTTAAATGAAATTGAACAAGTAGAAGCAGATGCAGGATTAGGAAATGGTGGTCTTGGTAGATTAGCAGCATGTTTCTTAGATTCAGCAGCATCAGTTGCCTTACCACTGTATGGTAACTCTTTAAGATATGAAAAAGGATTCTTTGTTCAAAAAATCGAAAATAACAAACAAGTTGAGTATCCAGATAACTGGTTAAATAATCCGTTCATTTGGGAAGAAAGAAAAGATGCTGAAGCAGTATATATTCCATTCTATGGTTATGTAGAATATACAGTATTAAAAAATCCAGTTTGGGTTAAAGCAGTTCCTTATGATGTTAAAGTGGTTGGTGCAAATAACGAAGTGGTAACCCATTTAAGATTATGGAAAGCTGAACCTACAAGTTTACATTATAACCATGATGAATGGTATTTAAATATGGTAAGCAAAATAAATGAATCATTATATCCAGATGATTCAAAAGAAGCTGGTAAATACTTAAGATTACAACAACAATATTTATTCTCAGCTGCTGGTATTAAGTCAGCTATTAATGAACATAAAGCATTAGGTAGATCAGTTAAAGATCTAGCTAAATACTATACATTCCAAATTAATGATACACACCCAACGTTAATCATTCCTGAATTAATGAGAATTTTAATGGATGAAGAACATTTAGGTTATGATGAGGCATGGCAAATTGTTAATGAAACATGTGCATACACAAATCATACAATTTTAGCAGAAGCTTTAGAAAAATGGAATGTTGATATTTTCAGAAATTTATTACCAAGAATTTATGAAATCGTTGAAGAAATGAACCGTAGATTCGTTCGTATGTTACAAGAAAAATCATATGCAGAAAATAAGATTAACGAAATGAAGTTAATTGGAAATAATAGCGTGCGTATGGCTAATATCTGTATTTATGGTTCTTACTCAGTAAATGGGGTAGCAGCACTTCATACAGAAATCTTAAAAAATATCGAATTAAATGACTTCTATCAATTATATCCAAATAAATTTAACAATAAAACAAATGGTATCACTCATCGCCGTTGGTTATTACATATCAACCCTGAATTAGTGAAAATCATTGATAAATTAATTGGTACTGAATGGCAAAAAGATTTATCTTTAGTAAAAGCATTAGAAAACTATGCTACAGATACTAAAGTTCAAAAACAAATTAAATCAATGAAATTAGCTAAAAAACGCGCGTTAATTCAAAAGATTAAAGAAGATACGGGTGTTGAATTAAACGAAAAAGCAATCTTCGATATTCAAATTAAACGTCTTCACGAATATAAACGTCAGTTATTAAATGTCTTAAATATCATTTATGTATACTTAAGATTAAAATCAGATAAGAACTTCAAGAAGAATTTCCATGCACAAAACTTTATTTTTGGAGCAAAAGCAGCACCTTCATATGTGATGGCTAAAGACATTATTGAATTAATTAATAAAGTTTCACACATCATCAATAATGACCCTGAAACAAATGATTTATTAAAGGTTGTATTTGTTTCAAACTACAATGTTTCATATGCTGAATTCTTATTCCCTGCAGCTGATATTTCTGAACAAATTTCAACAGCATCAAAAGAAGCAAGCGGAACAGGTAATATGAAGTTCATGTTAAATGGAGCAGTAACTGTTGGTACATTAGATGGCGCTAACGTTGAAATTGCTGAATTAGCAGGAATGAATAATGAAATTATCTTTGGTTTAACAGCTGAAGAAGTTACAAATATTTACAAAGCAAATAATTACAATCCAAGAGCAATTTATGAACAAGATCAAAGATTACAAGATGTATTTGCATTCATTAGAACTTTAGGTGATAATGAACACTATTTTGATAATGTTTTAAACAATTTATTAAACAAAGATTATTTCTTAGTATTAGCTGACTTTGCATCATATGTTGAAGCACAAGAAAAAGCTAATAAGTTATATCAAGATGAACAAACTTGGTATAAGATGTCAATCATGAATATCGCCAATGCAGGTTTCTTCTCATCAGACCGTACAATTTCTCAATACAACGCAGATATTTGGCATTTAAAAGAAATCAAATTCTAA